In Burkholderia contaminans, the following proteins share a genomic window:
- a CDS encoding (2Fe-2S)-binding protein, translating into MITLTVNGSEQHFDGNPDMPLLWYLRDVLGHTGTKFGCGMALCGACTVHVDGVAIRSCITPVAAASGKRVTTIEGLSTNLDHPLQQAWQELNVAQCGYCQSGQIMQAASLLKTNPHPTDADIDDAMSGNICRCGTYTRIRAAIRLAVRRGGAA; encoded by the coding sequence ATGATCACGCTGACCGTCAACGGTAGCGAGCAGCACTTCGACGGCAATCCCGACATGCCGTTGCTCTGGTATCTGCGCGACGTCCTCGGCCATACCGGCACCAAGTTCGGCTGCGGCATGGCGCTGTGCGGCGCATGCACCGTGCACGTCGACGGCGTTGCGATCCGGTCGTGCATCACCCCGGTCGCGGCCGCTTCCGGCAAGCGCGTGACGACGATCGAGGGACTGTCGACGAACCTCGATCATCCGCTGCAGCAGGCCTGGCAGGAACTGAACGTCGCGCAGTGCGGCTACTGCCAGTCCGGGCAGATCATGCAGGCCGCATCGCTGCTGAAGACGAATCCCCATCCGACCGACGCCGACATCGACGATGCGATGTCGGGCAACATCTGCCGCTGCGGCACCTACACGCGCATTCGTGCGGCGATCCGCCTGGCTGTACGCCGCGGAGGTGCCGCATGA
- a CDS encoding xanthine dehydrogenase family protein molybdopterin-binding subunit, with product MSAPELSVHNESRRALLLGFASGGLLLAFGVPSLVHAAVPVQPPVSANPQFGGAGMPHGLRDDPHLFVAIAPDGTVTVTCIRSEMGQGVRTSVALVVADELGADWARVKVAQAVGDEPRYGNQNTDGSRSLRQSFAALRRAGAAARTMLEQAAAAAWGVDARQVKATVHEVVDTKSGRKLGFGELAAKAAALPTPDPATVALKAPAEFRYIGKGETALIDGRDIVGGSAHYGIDTRLDGMLYAVVARPPAYGDTVASFDASAAEKLPGVVKVVQLAPTPLPSGFQPLGGVAVVARDTWTAIQARAQLKVDWKRGPNANYDSAAYRETLEAAVAQPGDVIRNDGDAAAALAGAAKRVRATYYIPHLAHATMEPPAAVARVADGRCEVWTCTQAPQTTRDEVAKALGLPTERVTVNVTLLGGGFGRKSKPDYVVEAALLSKAAGAPVKLTFTREDDIAHDYFHAVSLEAFDGGIDASGKVVAWQHRTVAPSIQSTFRAGIVHEQPGELAQGIADLPFAIPNVRIENPAAQAHTRIGWFRSVYNIPHAFGIQSFVSELAHAAGRDPKDFLLELIGPARRFEPHITVKNANYGEDPALYPIDTGRLRRVVETVARGAGWGRKLPKGHGLGIAAHRSFVSYTAAVCEVQVDADGKITVPRVDIAIDCGPQVNPERVRSQLEGAVVMGLGIALHGEITFKDGHPEQSNFNGFQVLRMNEAPREIRVHLVAPDDFATPLGGVGEPGLPPVAPALTNAIFAATGTRIRSLPVADQLAKPRAG from the coding sequence ATGAGCGCGCCCGAACTCTCCGTCCATAACGAAAGCCGTCGCGCGCTGCTGCTCGGCTTCGCCTCCGGCGGGCTGCTGCTCGCGTTCGGCGTGCCGTCGCTGGTTCACGCGGCCGTGCCGGTGCAGCCGCCCGTCAGCGCGAATCCTCAATTCGGCGGCGCCGGGATGCCGCACGGGTTGCGCGACGATCCGCACCTGTTCGTCGCGATCGCGCCGGACGGCACGGTCACCGTGACCTGCATCCGGTCCGAGATGGGGCAGGGGGTGCGCACGAGCGTCGCGCTCGTGGTGGCGGACGAACTGGGCGCCGACTGGGCGCGCGTGAAGGTCGCGCAGGCCGTGGGCGACGAGCCGCGCTACGGCAACCAGAACACCGACGGATCGCGCAGCCTGCGCCAGAGCTTCGCCGCGCTGCGCCGCGCGGGTGCGGCCGCGCGCACGATGCTCGAACAGGCGGCTGCCGCGGCGTGGGGCGTCGATGCGCGTCAGGTCAAGGCGACGGTGCACGAGGTCGTCGACACGAAGAGCGGGCGCAAGCTCGGCTTCGGCGAACTGGCCGCGAAGGCAGCCGCGTTGCCGACGCCGGATCCGGCCACGGTGGCGCTGAAGGCGCCGGCGGAATTCCGCTATATCGGCAAGGGCGAAACGGCGCTGATCGACGGGCGCGACATCGTCGGCGGCAGTGCGCACTACGGGATCGACACGCGGCTCGACGGGATGCTGTATGCGGTCGTCGCGCGACCGCCTGCCTACGGTGACACGGTCGCATCGTTCGATGCATCGGCGGCGGAGAAGCTGCCGGGTGTCGTCAAGGTCGTGCAGCTTGCGCCGACACCGCTGCCGTCCGGTTTCCAGCCGCTCGGCGGCGTGGCCGTCGTCGCGCGCGATACGTGGACGGCGATCCAGGCACGCGCGCAACTGAAGGTCGACTGGAAGCGCGGGCCCAACGCGAACTACGATTCCGCCGCGTATCGCGAGACGCTCGAAGCGGCTGTCGCGCAACCGGGCGACGTGATCCGCAACGACGGCGATGCAGCGGCAGCGCTGGCCGGTGCCGCGAAGCGTGTGCGCGCGACGTACTACATCCCGCATCTCGCGCACGCGACGATGGAGCCGCCCGCGGCCGTTGCACGCGTGGCCGACGGCCGCTGCGAAGTGTGGACCTGCACGCAGGCGCCGCAGACCACGCGCGACGAGGTCGCGAAGGCGCTCGGGTTGCCGACGGAACGCGTGACGGTCAACGTGACGCTGCTCGGCGGCGGTTTTGGCAGGAAGTCGAAGCCCGACTACGTGGTGGAGGCGGCGCTGCTGTCGAAGGCAGCGGGCGCGCCCGTCAAGCTGACGTTCACGCGCGAGGATGACATCGCGCATGACTATTTCCACGCAGTGTCGCTCGAGGCGTTCGACGGCGGGATCGATGCATCGGGGAAGGTGGTCGCGTGGCAGCATCGCACGGTCGCGCCGTCGATCCAGTCGACGTTCAGGGCCGGTATCGTGCATGAGCAGCCGGGCGAGCTCGCGCAGGGCATCGCGGACCTGCCGTTCGCGATTCCGAACGTGCGGATCGAGAATCCGGCCGCGCAAGCGCACACGCGGATCGGCTGGTTCCGCTCGGTCTACAACATCCCGCATGCGTTCGGCATCCAGAGCTTCGTGTCGGAGCTGGCACACGCGGCCGGTCGCGACCCGAAGGATTTCCTGCTCGAACTGATCGGGCCCGCGCGGCGTTTCGAGCCGCACATCACGGTGAAGAACGCGAATTACGGCGAGGATCCGGCGCTGTATCCGATCGATACCGGCCGGCTGCGGCGTGTGGTCGAGACGGTCGCGCGCGGAGCAGGCTGGGGGCGCAAGCTGCCGAAGGGCCACGGGCTCGGAATTGCCGCGCATCGCAGCTTCGTGTCGTACACGGCGGCGGTGTGCGAGGTGCAGGTCGATGCCGACGGCAAGATCACGGTGCCGCGTGTCGACATCGCGATCGACTGCGGGCCGCAGGTCAATCCGGAGCGTGTACGCTCGCAGCTCGAGGGCGCGGTGGTGATGGGGCTCGGCATCGCGCTGCACGGCGAGATCACGTTCAAGGACGGCCATCCGGAGCAGAGCAACTTCAACGGCTTCCAGGTGCTGCGGATGAACGAGGCGCCGCGCGAAATCCGCGTGCATCTCGTCGCGCCGGACGATTTTGCGACGCCGCTCGGCGGTGTGGGCGAGCCGGGCCTGCCGCCCGTTGCGCCGGCGCTGACCAATGCGATCTTCGCGGCGACCGGCACGCGCATCCGCAGCCTGCCGGTTGCCGATCAGCTCGCGAAGCCCCGGGCAGGGTGA